In one Ornithinimicrobium pratense genomic region, the following are encoded:
- the rplA gene encoding 50S ribosomal protein L1: MKRSKAYRAAADKIEEGKFYAPREAVRLAKETASTKYDSTLEVALRLGVDPRKADQLVRGTVNLPNGTGKTARVVVLANGDKAEAARAAGADHVGSDDLIERIGGGWTDFDAVVATPDLMGKVGRLGKILGPRGLMPNPKTGTVTMDTAKAVTEIKGGKIEFRVDKHSNLHFIIGKASFDEAKLVENYGAAIDEILRLKPSSSKGRYVTKATVSTTMGPGIPVDPARVGSIVDPSSE, from the coding sequence ATGAAGCGCAGCAAGGCCTACCGCGCCGCGGCTGACAAGATCGAGGAGGGCAAGTTCTACGCCCCCCGCGAGGCTGTCCGCCTGGCCAAGGAGACCGCCTCCACCAAGTACGACTCGACGCTCGAGGTCGCCCTGCGGCTCGGCGTCGACCCCCGCAAGGCCGACCAGCTCGTCCGCGGCACCGTCAACCTGCCCAACGGCACCGGCAAGACCGCCCGCGTGGTCGTGCTGGCCAACGGTGACAAGGCCGAGGCCGCCCGCGCGGCCGGCGCCGACCACGTCGGCTCCGATGACCTGATCGAGCGGATCGGTGGCGGCTGGACCGACTTCGACGCCGTCGTGGCCACCCCGGACCTGATGGGCAAGGTCGGTCGTCTGGGCAAGATCCTGGGTCCCCGAGGCCTGATGCCCAACCCCAAGACCGGCACCGTGACGATGGACACCGCCAAGGCCGTGACTGAAATCAAGGGCGGCAAGATCGAGTTCCGCGTCGACAAGCACAGCAACTTGCACTTCATCATCGGCAAGGCATCCTTCGACGAGGCCAAGCTGGTGGAGAACTACGGCGCGGCGATCGACGAGATCCTGCGGCTGAAGCCGTCCTCCTCCAAGGGCCGCTACGTCACCAAGGCTACCGTCAGCACGACGATGGGCCCCGGGATCCCGGTGGACCCAGCCCGCGTGGGCAGCATCGTGGACCCCTCCTCGGAGTGA
- the rplK gene encoding 50S ribosomal protein L11: MPPKKKVSGFIKLQIQAGAATPAPPVGPALGQHGVNIMEFVKAYNAATESQRGNVIPVEITVYEDRSFTFVTKTPPAAELIKKAAGVAKGSGEPHKTKVASLTDQQLTEIAEMKMKDLNAIDVDMAKRIIAGTARSMGINTP, encoded by the coding sequence ATGCCCCCCAAGAAGAAGGTCTCCGGCTTTATCAAGCTGCAGATCCAGGCCGGCGCGGCCACGCCCGCCCCGCCCGTTGGCCCCGCGCTGGGTCAGCACGGCGTCAACATCATGGAGTTCGTCAAGGCCTACAACGCCGCGACGGAGTCCCAGCGTGGCAACGTCATCCCCGTCGAGATCACGGTCTACGAGGACCGCTCGTTCACCTTCGTCACCAAGACCCCCCCGGCTGCCGAGCTGATCAAAAAGGCTGCCGGCGTCGCCAAGGGCTCGGGCGAGCCGCACAAGACCAAGGTCGCCTCGCTGACCGACCAGCAGCTCACCGAGATCGCCGAGATGAAGATGAAGGACCTCAACGCCATCGACGTGGACATGGCCAAGCGGATCATCGCCGGCACTGCCCGCTCGATGGGCATCAACACCCCCTGA
- the nusG gene encoding transcription termination/antitermination protein NusG, whose amino-acid sequence MSEQTPDHDEVTAEQSVQDADLEAAERFDGAVETDEAAPTDVEDEVYGEADDITTEAPAAQTADDAADEEPAEEEAAEEPVDPLEEFKENLRGRFGDWYVIHSYAGYENRVKHNLETRITSLNMEDYIFEVEVPMEEVTEIKNGQRKQVRRVRMPGYVLVRMELTDESWGAVRHTPGVTGFVGNAHQPVPLLIDEVVSMLAPVFETPATPEAKGEDAAGFKLPAGAPQIDFEVGESVTVMEGPFETLPATISEILPESNKLKVLVSIFGRETPVELSYNQVAKL is encoded by the coding sequence ATGTCCGAGCAGACCCCCGACCACGACGAGGTCACGGCCGAGCAGTCCGTCCAGGACGCCGACCTGGAGGCCGCCGAGCGATTCGACGGTGCCGTCGAGACCGACGAGGCCGCCCCGACCGACGTGGAGGATGAGGTCTACGGCGAGGCCGACGACATCACCACCGAGGCGCCGGCGGCACAGACCGCAGATGACGCCGCCGACGAAGAGCCCGCGGAGGAGGAGGCCGCTGAGGAGCCGGTCGACCCCCTGGAGGAGTTCAAGGAGAACCTGCGCGGCAGGTTCGGCGACTGGTACGTCATCCACTCCTACGCCGGCTACGAGAACCGGGTCAAGCACAACCTGGAGACCCGGATCACCAGCCTCAACATGGAGGACTACATCTTCGAGGTGGAGGTCCCCATGGAGGAGGTGACCGAGATCAAGAACGGCCAGCGCAAGCAGGTCCGCCGCGTGCGGATGCCCGGCTACGTGCTGGTCCGGATGGAGCTCACCGATGAGTCGTGGGGCGCCGTGCGGCACACCCCCGGCGTGACCGGCTTCGTCGGCAACGCCCACCAGCCGGTGCCGCTGTTGATCGACGAGGTCGTCTCCATGCTGGCCCCGGTCTTCGAGACTCCCGCAACCCCCGAGGCCAAGGGCGAGGACGCGGCCGGGTTCAAACTGCCCGCCGGCGCGCCGCAGATCGACTTCGAGGTCGGCGAGTCGGTCACCGTCATGGAGGGTCCGTTCGAGACTCTGCCCGCCACCATCTCCGAGATCCTGCCCGAGAGCAACAAGCTCAAGGTGCTGGTCTCCATCTTCGGCCGCGAGACCCCCGTCGAGCTGTCCTACAACCAGGTCGCCAAGCTCTAG
- the secE gene encoding preprotein translocase subunit SecE, with protein MANPAHDTEGVARNQPGSGQPPRPATFVAQVMAELRKVVQPTRQELITYTIVVFVFVVVMIGFIFGMDQVFQRLVALVFAG; from the coding sequence GTGGCGAACCCGGCTCACGACACCGAGGGTGTCGCGCGCAACCAGCCTGGCTCTGGCCAGCCGCCGCGACCGGCGACGTTCGTCGCCCAGGTCATGGCCGAGCTGCGCAAGGTCGTCCAGCCGACGCGGCAGGAGCTGATCACCTACACGATCGTCGTCTTCGTCTTCGTCGTGGTGATGATCGGTTTCATCTTCGGCATGGACCAAGTCTTCCAGCGGCTCGTCGCCCTCGTCTTCGCGGGCTGA
- a CDS encoding pyridoxal phosphate-dependent aminotransferase has product MSEHTQKTRISRRIGAIAESATLAVDARAKELKAQGRPVIGFGAGEPDFPTPDYIVQAAIEAAHNPVNHRYSPAGGLPDLKAAIVAKTARESGYDVEPAHVLVTNGGKQAVYNTFATLLDPGDEVILPAPYWTTYPEAIRLAGGEPVEVFAGSDQGYLVTVEQLEAARTERTKVLLFCSPSNPTGAVYPPEQVEQIGRWALEHGIWVVTDEIYEHLVYDGGQAPSVRSVVPELADTCVVLNGVAKTYAMTGWRVGWMIGPKDVIKAATNLQSHATSNVANVSQRAAIAALAGSLEAVDTMRAAFDRRRATMVEMLSAIEGVHCPMPQGAFYAYPNIEGVLGRTIRGRTPQTSTELAEIILDEVEVAVVPGEAFGPSGYLRLSYALSDDDLIEGVSRIQTLLAKTR; this is encoded by the coding sequence GTGAGCGAGCACACGCAGAAGACCCGTATCTCCCGCCGGATCGGCGCGATCGCCGAGTCGGCCACCCTGGCTGTTGACGCCCGAGCCAAGGAGCTCAAGGCGCAGGGCCGGCCGGTGATCGGCTTCGGCGCGGGTGAGCCCGACTTTCCGACACCCGACTACATCGTGCAGGCGGCGATCGAGGCGGCCCACAACCCGGTCAACCACCGTTACTCCCCCGCAGGCGGCCTGCCGGACCTCAAGGCCGCGATCGTCGCCAAGACCGCCCGGGAGTCCGGGTATGACGTGGAGCCGGCCCACGTGCTGGTGACCAATGGCGGCAAGCAGGCGGTCTACAACACCTTCGCCACCCTGCTCGACCCGGGCGACGAGGTGATCCTGCCCGCGCCGTACTGGACCACCTATCCCGAGGCGATCCGGCTGGCCGGCGGCGAGCCGGTCGAGGTGTTCGCCGGCAGCGACCAGGGTTACCTGGTGACCGTGGAGCAGCTGGAGGCAGCCCGCACCGAGCGGACCAAGGTCCTGCTCTTCTGCTCCCCCTCCAACCCGACCGGGGCCGTCTACCCCCCGGAGCAGGTCGAGCAGATCGGCCGCTGGGCACTGGAGCACGGCATCTGGGTGGTCACCGACGAGATCTACGAGCACCTCGTCTACGACGGTGGGCAGGCACCGTCCGTGCGGTCCGTGGTGCCCGAGCTCGCGGACACCTGCGTGGTGCTCAACGGGGTGGCCAAGACCTATGCGATGACCGGCTGGCGGGTGGGCTGGATGATCGGCCCCAAGGACGTCATCAAGGCCGCGACCAATCTGCAGAGCCACGCGACCTCCAACGTCGCCAACGTCTCCCAGCGCGCGGCGATCGCGGCACTGGCGGGCTCGTTGGAGGCCGTGGACACGATGCGGGCGGCGTTCGACCGCCGGCGGGCCACCATGGTCGAGATGCTGAGCGCCATCGAGGGCGTGCACTGCCCGATGCCGCAGGGTGCGTTCTACGCCTACCCCAACATCGAGGGGGTGCTCGGCCGGACGATCCGCGGCCGCACCCCGCAGACCAGCACCGAGCTGGCCGAGATCATTCTCGACGAGGTCGAGGTGGCGGTCGTGCCGGGCGAGGCCTTCGGCCCCTCGGGTTACCTGCGGCTGTCCTACGCGCTGAGCGACGACGACCTCATCGAGGGCGTCAGCCGGATCCAGACGCTCCTGGCGAAGACCCGCTGA
- the argG gene encoding argininosuccinate synthase, with product MSKVMTSIPVGERVGIAFSGGLDTSVAVAWMREKGAVPCTYTADIGQYDEPEIETVPGRARQYGSEIARLVDCRAELVEEGLVALACGAFHLRSGGRTYFNTTPLGRAVTGTMLIKAMKEDDVNIWGDGSTFKGNDIERFYRYGLLANSNLRIYKPWLDEAFVDELGGREEMSQWLSQRDLPYRASQEKAYSTDANIWGATHEAKTLEHLDTSMEIVEPIMGVAFWDEAEHIPAETVTVAFEHGRPVAINGEDFGGDSVRLVMRANEIGGRHGLGMADQIENRIIEAKSRGIYEAPGIALLHIVYERLVNAIHNEDTIAAYHNQGRVLGRLLYEGRWLDPQALMIRESLQRWVASAVTGEVTLRLRRGDDYTIVSTDGSTFSYHPDKLSMERVTNAAFGPTDRIGQLTMRNLDIADSRARLEQYVGMGLLGAGGAAASAMGLATTSLVGELTPGGADRIAGGVGPTEDEEEALDWAAMEFGTD from the coding sequence ATGTCCAAAGTCATGACGAGCATCCCCGTCGGTGAACGGGTCGGAATCGCTTTCTCCGGCGGTCTCGACACCTCGGTCGCGGTGGCGTGGATGCGTGAGAAGGGCGCCGTGCCCTGCACCTACACGGCAGACATCGGTCAGTACGACGAGCCGGAGATCGAGACCGTGCCCGGCCGCGCGCGACAGTACGGATCGGAGATCGCCCGCCTGGTGGACTGCCGGGCCGAGCTGGTCGAGGAGGGTTTGGTCGCCCTGGCCTGCGGCGCCTTCCATCTGCGCTCCGGTGGCCGCACCTACTTCAACACCACCCCGTTGGGCCGGGCCGTGACCGGCACCATGCTCATCAAGGCGATGAAGGAGGACGACGTCAACATCTGGGGCGACGGCTCCACCTTCAAGGGCAACGACATCGAGCGGTTCTACCGCTACGGGCTGCTGGCCAACTCCAACCTGCGCATCTACAAGCCCTGGCTCGACGAGGCCTTCGTCGACGAGCTCGGCGGGCGCGAGGAGATGAGCCAGTGGCTCTCGCAGCGCGACTTGCCCTACCGCGCCAGCCAGGAGAAGGCCTACTCCACCGACGCCAACATCTGGGGTGCCACCCACGAGGCCAAGACGCTGGAGCACCTGGACACCTCGATGGAGATCGTCGAGCCGATCATGGGCGTGGCGTTCTGGGACGAGGCGGAGCACATCCCGGCCGAGACGGTGACCGTGGCCTTCGAGCACGGCCGGCCGGTGGCGATCAACGGCGAGGACTTCGGTGGCGACTCGGTGCGGCTGGTGATGCGGGCCAACGAGATCGGGGGTCGGCACGGGCTGGGGATGGCCGACCAGATCGAGAACCGGATCATCGAGGCCAAGTCGCGCGGGATCTACGAGGCTCCGGGGATCGCGCTGTTGCACATCGTCTACGAGCGGCTGGTCAACGCCATCCACAACGAGGACACCATCGCCGCCTACCACAACCAGGGCCGAGTGCTCGGTCGGCTGCTCTACGAGGGCCGCTGGCTGGACCCGCAGGCCCTGATGATCCGGGAGTCCCTGCAGCGCTGGGTGGCCTCCGCCGTCACCGGTGAGGTGACGCTGCGACTGCGGCGCGGGGACGACTACACGATCGTCTCCACGGACGGCTCGACCTTCTCCTACCACCCGGACAAGCTGTCGATGGAGCGGGTGACCAACGCCGCCTTCGGGCCGACCGACCGGATCGGCCAGCTCACCATGCGCAACCTGGACATCGCCGACTCCCGCGCCCGGCTGGAGCAGTATGTCGGGATGGGCCTGCTGGGCGCCGGCGGCGCCGCTGCCTCCGCGATGGGTCTGGCTACCACCTCGCTGGTCGGCGAGCTGACCCCCGGCGGCGCAGACCGCATCGCCGGAGGGGTCGGCCCGACCGAGGACGAGGAGGAAGCACTGGACTGGGCCGCGATGGAGTTCGGCACGGACTGA
- a CDS encoding MerR family transcriptional regulator yields MSGAAKLSIGEFSRLTWLSPKALRLYERRGLLLPDLVDDYTGYRYYRPAQAERARTIALLRRVGMPLEQIGAVLDATGGQRHALIEAYRVEITRAHERAVALLDDLASAPADQQSPESMPTVRSRLVKPWAFISRTLRTTAADLPSHIERTAAALVQRAGASFDPGQPLIVVYHGEVSWESDGPIEVRVPIVDRAKADGIEPEGMEFFVDVPFGEVQFPTILRSFDAVRDAVAGDARRAWGSPRELYFDGDPFRCQVAQRYVET; encoded by the coding sequence GTGAGCGGGGCCGCCAAGCTATCGATCGGGGAGTTCAGCCGTCTCACCTGGCTTTCGCCGAAGGCGCTGCGCCTGTACGAGCGGCGAGGCCTCCTCCTTCCGGATCTCGTCGATGACTACACGGGCTACCGCTACTACCGGCCAGCCCAGGCCGAGCGGGCGCGGACGATCGCGTTGTTGCGCCGCGTCGGGATGCCACTGGAGCAGATCGGCGCGGTGCTCGACGCCACGGGAGGGCAGCGGCACGCGCTGATCGAGGCGTACCGGGTGGAGATCACTCGCGCGCACGAACGCGCTGTCGCGCTGCTCGACGACCTGGCGAGCGCCCCTGCCGACCAGCAGTCGCCGGAGAGCATGCCGACCGTGCGCAGCCGCCTGGTGAAGCCCTGGGCGTTCATCTCACGCACACTTCGGACGACGGCGGCCGACCTTCCCTCGCACATTGAGCGAACCGCTGCCGCACTCGTCCAACGCGCCGGAGCGAGCTTCGACCCTGGCCAGCCGCTCATCGTCGTATACCACGGCGAGGTCAGCTGGGAGTCGGACGGGCCGATCGAAGTCCGTGTGCCCATCGTCGACCGCGCTAAGGCCGACGGCATCGAGCCTGAAGGAATGGAGTTCTTCGTCGACGTGCCGTTCGGCGAGGTCCAGTTCCCCACGATCCTGCGCTCCTTCGACGCGGTGCGAGACGCCGTCGCAGGCGACGCCCGCCGTGCCTGGGGGTCGCCGCGCGAGCTCTACTTCGACGGGGACCCCTTCCGATGCCAAGTCGCACAACGCTACGTCGAGACGTGA
- a CDS encoding GyrI-like domain-containing protein — MTDFTIEDRAERAWVGVSTTGELAHWGRVNAYVPQIYAALTAAGGIPQGGPIYQYHRMQTVSDPMDITVSVPVAARIELGESFETGVIPAGRYLTARPEGGPDVLVQVHGEMWQWASVQGLELAIEERADGIHWRARTEQFLTDPQTEPDRSKWAVEVAYLLK, encoded by the coding sequence ATGACTGATTTCACCATCGAAGATCGCGCTGAGCGTGCCTGGGTGGGTGTGTCCACGACCGGCGAGCTGGCTCATTGGGGTCGGGTGAACGCTTATGTCCCGCAGATCTATGCCGCTCTCACGGCGGCCGGCGGGATTCCCCAGGGCGGACCGATCTACCAGTACCACCGGATGCAGACCGTCTCTGACCCGATGGACATCACCGTGTCGGTCCCGGTGGCCGCGCGCATCGAGCTCGGGGAGAGCTTCGAAACCGGCGTCATCCCTGCTGGCCGCTACCTGACCGCACGCCCGGAGGGTGGTCCGGATGTCCTGGTGCAGGTGCACGGCGAGATGTGGCAGTGGGCCAGCGTGCAGGGACTGGAACTGGCGATCGAGGAACGCGCCGATGGGATCCACTGGCGAGCGCGCACCGAGCAGTTCCTCACCGACCCACAGACCGAGCCTGACCGCAGCAAGTGGGCGGTCGAAGTCGCATACTTGCTGAAGTGA